Proteins co-encoded in one Scatophagus argus isolate fScaArg1 chromosome 11, fScaArg1.pri, whole genome shotgun sequence genomic window:
- the LOC124067578 gene encoding TBC1 domain family member 8 produces MWLNPEEVLLKNALKLWVTERSNDFFLLQRRRGHGEPTGRITGLLVGALDTVLDSNARVTPFRILLQVPGSQTSWVIASGAAIEEVNKHWDWLVHNLLHSLSVFENKEDVASFVKGKVKGLIAEEVRSRQAAQEEDPEKFREALMKFELHFGLPSSEKLVTYYSCCCWKGRVPRQGFLFLSINHMSFYSFLLGKEVKFVIPWADVTRLERVSTGLMTEAIRVSTRQRQREFSMFLSLDETFGVIGQLADIALRRLLDSEGLELDRVLQQPARITKRILEEQALREYVLALFRLPRGENLHEVASCSVWTPHARCHTAGSLYTTDSYLCFSSREEGNCILLIPLSEVLSIEKAESTSLLPNPVIVSIRTKKAFQLIELTDRNELVESLNSRLRALQWKQSMFRSRKDGKRSVRSPTPYYTFYYDTGYSDEEEIEEQVLRNTVNTEALMTAFHQSQPGTNDSKSMEQVKERLWEEHFLEFGRGVHMFRTEKTQRLVSMGIPESLRGELWMTLSDATSELESHQGYYANLVQKSMGQSNLATEEIERDLHRSLPDHPAFQNPTGIAALRRVLTAYAHRNPKIGYCQSMNILASVLLLYAKEEEAFWLLVAVCERMLPDYFNRRVIGAQVDQSVFEELIRERLPELAEHVPDMSALSSVSLSWFLTLFLSVLPFQSGVCVVDCFFFHGIKAIFQLGLAVLEANAALLSASTDEGQALMILTSFLDQVGIEESPCVPSSPPAAPETSSSSSSSSGTDVPAVRHTNITDLVNESYEKFGDLTVRQIERLRCRHRIRVLQAHEDTTKENALRLVTPDVSISPEILADVYDLFKTEHFISLYWGDSSSAAAAEAAAWRHGDSGRSYLERQYRLDRPQFKSLYGLLAPWPGGSNQHMDTLANRTFTLLDQEHNNLITFGEFAGWLDTLYCEELNEKIRLLYRLHIPPALTESEDDPSLMKSPVLSTNRPLYVNLPSDVQDEVKDYQEQLKQMLQDLAKEKEKDVEKPLPLMNQREFIQFCKTLYSMFHGDPEENDLFQAIATVTSLVLQIGEASHRAPSSGSEVTSTAQVTAEDASRGGGSLAAEIEWTVSYAQILASLLTEQALVNFFEKPLDLSAKIIGAKEKQYHQRVGLLTLQQGTS; encoded by the exons GTCTCCTGGTAGGGGCACTGGATACAGTGTTGGACTCTAATGCCAGGGTCACACCTTTCCGCATCCTCCTCCAGGTTCCCGGCTCCCAGACTAGCTGGGTAATCGCCAGCG GAGCTGCCATAGAGGAGGTGAACAAGCACTGGGACTGGCTGGTCCACAACCTgcttcactctctgtctgtgtttgagaaCAAGGAGGATGTTGCCAGCTTTGTCAAAGGAAAAGTCAAG GGCCTCATTGCAGAGGAGGTTCGAAGCCGTCAGGCCGCCCAGGAGGAGGACCCTGAAAAGTTCAGGGAGGCGCTGATGAAGTTTGAATTGCACTTTGGCCTCCCATCGTCGGAGAAGCTGGTGACGTACTACTCCTGCTGTTGCTGGAAAGGCCGGGTGCCTCGACAGggcttcctcttcctcagcatcAACCACATGTCCTTCTACTCCTTCCTGCTGGGGAAGGAAG tCAAATTTGTGATTCCTTGGGCGGATGTGACACGGTTGGAGCGGGTCTCCACCGGCCTGATGACAGAGGCGATCCGGGTCAGCACGCGGCAACGTCAGAGGGAATTCTCCATGTTCCTGAGCCTGGACGAGACATTTGGGGTCATAGGTCAGCTGGCTGACATTGCCCTCAGGCGGCTGCTGGACAGCGAAGGCCTGGAGCTGGACCGAGTCCTGCAGCAGCCCGCACGCATCACCAAAAG GATCCTAGAGGAGCAGGCACTGAGGGAGTACGTTCTGGCTCTGTTTCGGCTCCCTCGTGGTGAGAATCTCCATGAGGTGGCCTCTTGTTCGGTATGGACGCCACATGCGCGTTGCCATACAGCTGGGAGCCTCTATACCACTGACAGTTATCTGTGTTTCTCCAGCCGAGAGGAAGGCAACTGCATCCTGCTCATACCCCTCTCAGAG GTGTTGTCTATAGAAAAGGCAGAGAGCACCAGCTTGCTTCCCAACCCCGTCATAGTGAGCATTCGGACTAAGAAGGCCTTCCAGCTGATcgaactgactgacagaaacgAGCTGGTCGAGAGCCTGAACTCCAGACTGCGAGCTCTGCAGTGGAAACAGTCCATGTTCCGCAGCAGGAAGGACGGCAAGAGGAGTGTG CGCTCCCCGACACCCTACTACACCTTCTACTATGACACCGGGTACTCTGATGAAGAGGAGATAGAGGAGCAGGTTCTGCGTAACACCGTCAACACCGAGGCTCTGATGACAGCCTTCCACCAAAGCCAACCAGGAACCAACGACAGCAAG agcaTGGAGCAGGTGAAGGAGCGCCTGTGGGAGGAGCATTTCTTGGAGTTCGGTCGGGGCGTTCACATGTTCCGCACAGAGAAGACCCAAAGACTTGTTTCCATGGGGATTCCAGAGTCACTTCGAGGGGAGCTGTGGATGACGCTTTCAG ATGCGACCTCAGAACTAGAGTCTCATCAGGGTTATTACGCCAACCTGGTTCAGAAGTCCATGGGCCAGAGCAACCTGGCTACAGAGGAGATTGAGCGGGACCTCCACCGCTCTCTGCCAGACCACCCCGCCTTTCAAAACCCCACCGGCATCGCTGCATTGAGGCGCGTCCTAACGGCTTATGCTCACCGCAACCCCAAGATTGGATACTGTCAG TCTATGAACATCTTGGCGTCGGTGCTGCTGCTCTAcgctaaagaagaagaagccttCTGGCTGCTGGTGGCTGTTTGTGAGAGGATGCTGCCAGACTACTTCAACCGCAGGGTCATAG GAGCTCAGGTGGACCAGTCAGTGTTTGAGGAGCTGATCAGAGAGCGTTTGCCAGAACTGGCTGAACATGTTCCAGACATGTCCGCCCTCTCCTCCGTCTCCCTCTCTTGGTTCCTCACCCTCTTCCTCAGCGTCCTACCCTTCCAAAGCGGCGTCTGCGTGGTCGACTGTTTTTTCTTCCATGGTATCAAAGCCATCTTTCAGTTGGGTTTGGCAGTGCTGGAGGCCAACGCTGCGCTGCTCTCTGCCAGCACAGATGAGGGACAGGCACTTATGATTCTCACCAG TTTTCTGGACCAGGTTGGAATTGAGGAGTCCCCCTGTGTTCCGTCCTCGCCGCCTGCTGCACCggagaccagcagcagcagcagcagcagcagtggcactGATGTTCCTGctgtgagacacacaaacatcactgaCCTCGTCAATGAGTCCTACGAG AAATTCGGAGACCTGACAGTGAGGCAGATTGAGAGGCTTCGCTGTCGACATCGAATCCGAGTGCTGCAGGCTCACGAGGACACCACCAAAGAAAACGCT ttgCGACTGGTGACTCCAGATGTTTCCATCTCTCCAGAGATCTTAGCTGATGTCTACGACCTCTTCAAG ACAGAGCACTTCATCAGTCTGTACTGGGGTGACAGTAGCTCTGCAGCAGCGGCTGAGGCGGCAGCGTGGCGGCACGGCGACTCTGGCCGCTCCTACCTGGAGCGGCAGTACCGGCTGGATCGACCCCAGTTCAAGAGCCTCTACGGGCTGCTGGCGCCGTGGCCCGGCGGCTCGAACCAGCACATGGACACACTGGCCAACCGCACCTTCACCCTGCTGGACCAGGAACACAACAACCTGATAACCTTTGGAGAGTTTGCCGGCTGGCTTG ACACTTTGTACTGTGAAGAGCTGAACGAGAAAATAAGGCTGCTGTACCGTCTGCACATCCCACCAG CTTTGACTGAGAGCGAAGATGACCCCTCTCTGATGAAGAGCCCCGTGCTGTCCACAAACAGACCCCTCTACGTTAATCTGCCCTCTG ATGTTCAGGATGAAGTCAAAGACTACcaggagcagctgaagcagaTGCTACAGGATCTTgccaaagagaaggagaaagatgtGGAGAAACCTCTGCCACTCATGAACCAG CGCGAGTTCATCCAGTTCTGTAAAACGCTCTACAGCATGTTCCACGGCGACCCAGAGGAGAACGACCTCTTCCAGGCCATCGCTACGGTAACCAGTCTCGTGCTGCAGATCGGAGAGGCCAGCCACCGTGCGCCCAGCtcggggtcagaggtcaccagCACCGCGCAGGTGACTGCTGAAGACGCCAGCAGAGGCGGCGGCAGTCTGGCGGCCGAGATCGAGTGGACGGTCAGCTACGCTCAGATCCTGGCGTCCCTGCTGACCGAACAGGCGCTGGTGAACTTCTTCGAGAAGCCGCTGGATCTGTCTGCAAAAATCATAGGCGCCAAGGAGAAGCAGTATCACCAGCGGGTGGGTTTGCTCACGCTGCAACAAGGGACCAGCTGA